A stretch of the Glycine soja cultivar W05 chromosome 13, ASM419377v2, whole genome shotgun sequence genome encodes the following:
- the LOC114382148 gene encoding cytokinin hydroxylase: MAMVILTTLLVIFVTVLLKVAYDTISCYWLTPMRIRKIMERQGVHGPKPRFLIGNIIDMTSLVSRAVSQDMKTINHDIVGRLLPHFVAWSNQYGKRFLYWNGTEPRLCLTDTEMIKEFLSKYSTTSGKSWQQQQGTKHFIGRGLLMANGEEWRHQRHMVAPAFMGDRLKSYAGHMVECTKDMLQSLQNALEVGQSEVEIGECFTELTADIISRTEFGTSYQKGKQIFYLLTQLQSRVAQATRHLFFPGSRFFPSKYNREIKSMKMEVERLLMEIIESRKDCVEMGRSNSYGNDLLGILLDEIKKEGGTLNLQLVMDECKTFFFAGHETTALLLTWTAMLLASNPHWQDKVRAEVKEVFKGEIPSVDQLSKLTLLHMVINESMRLYPPATLLPRMAFKDIELGDLHIPKGLSIWIPVLAIHHSEELWGKDANEFNPERFASRSFMPGRFIPFASGPRNCVGQTFAIMEAKIILAMLISRFSFTISENYRHAPVVVLTIKPKYGVQVCLKPLDP, encoded by the exons ATGGCCATGGTGATTCTCACAACCCTTTTGGTGATTTTTGTGACTGTGCTATTGAAGGTTGCATATGACACCATCTCATGTTACTGGCTCACTCCAATGCGCATAAGAAAAATCATGGAGAGACAAGGAGTGCATGGCCCCAAACCCCGCTTTCTTATAGGCAACATCATAGACATGACATCCCTTGTTTCAAGAGCAGTTTCTCAAGACATGAAAACCATCAACCATGACATTGTTGGTCGCCTTTTGCCACATTTTGTTGCATGGTCCAACCAATATg GAAAGAGGTTCCTATATTGGAATGGTACAGAACCAAGGTTGTGCCTAACAGACACCGAAATGATCAAGGAGTTTCTGTCAAAGTACAGTACCACATCTGGGAAATCGTGGCAGCAACAACAAGGGACCAAACATTTCATTGGGAGAGGCTTATTGATGGCAAATGGTGAAGAGTGGCGCCACCAACGTCACATGGTTGCCCCTGCATTCATGGGAGACAGActtaag AGCTATGCTGGGCACATGGTGGAATGCACAAAGGATATGCTTCAATCACTACAAAATGCATTAGAGGTTGGCCAATCTGAGGTGGAGATTGGAGAGTGCTTTACTGAACTAACTGCAGATATTATATCAAGAACTGAGTTTGGCACAAGCTATCAGAAGGGAAAGCAAATATTCTATCTCCTCACACAGCTGCAGAGTAGAGTTGCTCAAGCAACTCGCCATCTTTTCTTTCCTGGAAGCCG GTTTTTTCCCAGCAAGTATAACAGAGAGATAAAGTCTATGAAGATGGAGGTGGAGAGACTCTTGATGGAGATCATAGAGAGTAGAAAAGATTGTGTGGAAATGGGGAGGAGCAATTCTTATGGGAATGATTTGTTGGGTATACTCTTGGATGAGATCAAGAAGGAGGGTGGTACCTTGAATCTACAACTAGTTATGGATGAAtgcaaaacatttttctttgctGGACATGAAACCACTGCACTCTTGCTCACTTGGACAGCTATGTTGCTAGCTAGCAATCCACATTGGCAAGACAAAGTCCGAGCTGAAGTCAAAGAGGTCTTCAAGGGGGAAATTCCATCAGTTGATCAACTCTCTAAGCTCACTCTG CTACACATGGTAATTAACGAGTCAATGAGGCTCTATCCTCCTGCAACTTTGCTTCCTAGAATGGCTTTCAAAGACATTGAGTTGGGTGACCTTCACATTCCCAAAGGCTTATCAATTTGGATTCCAGTGCTAGCCATTCATCATAGTGAAGAACTATGGGGCAAAGATGCAAATGAGTTCAACCCTGAGAGGTTTGCTTCAAGGTCATTCATGCCTGGCCGTTTCATACCATTTGCTTCTGGCCCTAGAAATTGTGTTGGCCAAACATTTGCTATTATGGAAGCTAAGATTATATTAGCCATGTTGATCTCAAGGTTTAGCTTCACCATTTCGGAGAATTATAGGCATGCACCAGTGGTTGTCCTCACAATTAAGCCCAAATATGGTGTTCAAGTTTGCTTGAAGCCTTTAGATCCATGA